Within Atribacteraceae bacterium, the genomic segment CTACCGGGATACGGACTGAGCACTTGATCTCCCGGAGCCGATCCAGACCAATACTTGGTCCGGCATCCGGCTTAGTAGCGGTCGGGTAAACCGATCCGACACCCAGGTAATCGGCGCCCAGTTTTTCTGCAGCCCGGGCCTCTTCCACGGTTGCGCACGAACTACCGATTATAAGATGGGGCGCTATCCGGCGAGCTTCCAAAAGCGGTAAGTCCGTATCCCCAAGGTGCACCCCGTCCGCTCGGGCGGCCAAGGCAATATCAATCCGGTCATTCACGATAAATCCTACGTCATACTGCTGGGTGATCTCCCGAATGATCCGGGCTTCTTCGAGTAACACCCG encodes:
- the thiE gene encoding thiamine phosphate synthase, giving the protein RVLLEEARIIREITQQYDVGFIVNDRIDIALAARADGVHLGDTDLPLLEARRIAPHLIIGSSCATVEEARAAEKLGADYLGVGSVYPTATKPDAGPSIGLDRLREIKCSVRIPVVAIGGINLRRAEEVLATGVNGLAVVSVVIGHPSPRTQAAAFRNIIVNIRGKSDG